TAGCACTATTTAAATCGCCTAATTGCTGTGCACAAAAAGCTTTGACGAAAAATGCAGGTGAATACAAAGAATTTAACTCTAAAGCTTTATCGGCATATTGGGCTGCAACTTCAAAATTCCCCAAATTTATTTGTGAATTTGCCATAGAAATATATCCTCTGTCTTCAGGATAAATCTCCAATGCTTTTTCGAAATAGGGAATTGCTTCTAAATTTCTATTAAGCTTTGTAAAAGCCAAGCCCACATTATAGTAATTGTAAGAAAACTTGTCGGGAGTTATTTCTATAGCCTTCTTAAAATGATAGATACATTTTTCATATTCTTTTCGTTGCAGATAAATTTTGCCAAGATTTCGCCATGGATCAGGATGATCGGGATAAATATCAATAGACCTGTTGTAATAAGTAATTGCTATATCCCTTAATTTTTCTTTATCTTTTATTTTATCATCTCTCTTTAAACTCCTGATTATTTCGTTTGCATATCCTTTGGTTGCAATAAATGATTTCGGATTTGCATTAGAATCTCTTTCGTATAAAGTAAGATTGTCTTTCCAATCGTTGTTTCTTGCTATTGTTTTTAAAGTATATGGAATAAGAATTGCCAGAAGAACAATTTTTAGTCCGATTGGGAATTTTGGAATTTTCTTCCCTTTAAAATCAATTTTAAAAACCGTAAACAAGAGAAAAATAATAATTATTGCAAAACCCAGCGATGGAACATACATAAATCTATCGGCAACTATTCCCATTGCTTTTTTAATTACATTCGAATACATTGCAATTGTCATTAAATAGAATAAAATTCCATAAGAAACTATATGCTTTTCTTTCAGTTTTTTCAATGCGTAAATGAACAAAACCAAATGAATTGCAACAGACAGGAACGACCAAAAATTTGCAAAATTTGTTATCGGCACAGTGTCGAAACCATAATAGTAGCACATTGGGTGCGGCAGTATAAGCATTTTTATATAAAAGAGTAAAATCCATGCACCTGTACCAAAATGTATCCAAATATTGTCGATAAACATTAAAGGGTTTTCATAATATTCTTTGTCGCGAAAGGGCGGTGGTAGGAAAAATCGGGGAACATATTTTATCAAAAAAAGAACCATAAATAATATAAAAAATATCATTACAATTTTCCATGGAGAAATTTTCGTGAAAAAGTATAGAGTCAAAGGTATCAACGCAATAAATGCAAGTGCTCCTGCTTTCGATAGAAAAGCAAAAAAGAAAAAGAATATTCCCACGAAGAGATTATAAATTTTGTTTGTGTCGAAATATCTGATCATGAAAATTGTGGCGAGTAAAACTCCAATAAAGCATAAAGTTTCATCTCTGTTTTTCAAACTATTTACAACTTCGGTATGTATTGGATGTGCAGCAAATAATAGAGTTACGAGAAAAGGAAAAATAATATTATAATCTCGCATTATTCTTTTCAGGAAAAAGAAAATCAGGATTAGTGTGAAGGCATAGAATATAAGATTAAAAAAATGAGCAGCATTTGGGTTTCGCCCGAAAAAGCCATATTCTATTGCATAGCTTGCTTTTACGATAGGCCGATACTCGAAACTATTTTTTTTACCTTTGTCGTAATATGGTGTTACGAAAATTTCACCAATTCCTTCAAATCCTTTCTGTACTGTAGGATTTGCTCCGGTAACATAATTATCATCGACAGTATAACCATGTGGGATAGTATTTCCGTACAGAATTAAAGAAACAATTACAAAAAAGATGGATATTGCAAGAGTGCTTCCAAAAAATTTCTCTAAAAATGATCTGTTTTTTTGAGTTTTTTCAAGATCAACTTTTGCTGGCTTCTTATGTTTTTTATTTTGATTTGGGTTATTATTATGTCTTGTCATAAATAATTTGATTATTAATTATTTTGTAATTAGCGGTTTAGGTTTTAGTGTATTTTATAGATAATTCTCTAACTGTCTCTTGCTTTAAGCATTTCTTTAATTTCGTTGGCTTTTTCCATATAGAAATTCGATTTTCGTACATCATCTTTTTCTTTATAGATATCTGCCAGGTTTTTGTATGCCTGAAAATTTTCAGGATTTAAATCTATGGTTTTGTTGTAAAATTCTATGGCTAAATCTAATTTTTTTGTCTGATGATGGCAGAAAGCAATGTTGAAATATGCCGGCGCATAATCATTTTCTATGCTTTTGGCTTTTTCAAAATTTGTCATAGCTCGTTTGTATTCTTTAAAAAGGAACATATACATTTGCCCTTTCATGTTCCATGCCTGATAATAATTGGGATATACTTTGGTTGCAATATCTAAGTGTTTGAATGCCAAATCGATATTTCGTTTATTTTTTTCGTAAGGAGCACCTCTTTTGAAGGATGCAAAAACTTGCGATTTTAATGAGCCGGCATAAATAAAATTTGCTTTTGCAGAGTTTTCCAAATCGTCTATATCGGCTTCCATAAGTGTCATTTGAGTATCCCAATCTTTATTTCTATCAATGGTTTTTATGGTGTAGGCAATCATAAGCAAAACAACAATTGCCATTATCCCACTTCTTTTTTTCGAAGATAATGACAATTTGTTGGGATTTGCTTTCACTATTTTGAAAAATAAAAAAGTAATAAGTATTGCAAAACCCAATGAAGGATAATAAGTAAATCTATCAGCAACTATACCCATTGCAGGTTTCAGAAGATTAGAAAAAATAAAGATGGTCATTAAATAATATAAGATTCCGAAAGATAGTATATGTTTTTTACGGATTTTTAATATTGCAACGACAAACAATGCCGAGTGAAAAACTACTGAAAATAGCACCCAAAAGTTAGACCAGGATACAATGGGAATGGTATTAAATCCATAATAAAATTTCAGTGATATTGGAAAAATCATTTGCTTCACATAAAACATTAAAATGTATAAACCTGTGGTTATTTTTGTCATAAAAGTTCCATCGTACAACAATGGATTTTCAATATATAAAACTGGTCTTTGAGCACTTTCGAGATAGAATCGAGGAATAGTTTTCGTTAGCCATGCCACTACCAAAACACTTAGAGTAAGAAGCACAATTTGCCTTGTTTTTGCTTTTGTGAAAAAGTATAAAACAAGCGGATATACAAATACGAAAACTAAAACTGTGGGTTTCGACAGGTATGCAATCGAATAAACTAATAGCCCAAAAATTATATAATAAAACTTTTTAGTTTCGATATACTTTACAAAAATAAACAAGGTGCTTATTACACCAAGAAAAGCAAGAATCTCGTCTCGATTTTTAAGGCTGGCAACTACTTCTGTGTGAGTTGGATGAGCCATAAAAATCATTGTTGTAGCTATGGAGAAGAATATATGATAATTGTGTAATATTTTTTTTAGTAATAAAAACAAAATAATGCCGGTGAGGGCATAGAGCAGAATATTTATTAAATGACTCATGCCGGGTGCTTCTCCAAAAAGCCCGTATTCGAAGGCAAAAGTGGCTTTCACTATCGGGCGATAGCCAAACTTCAGCGGTTTCCCGTCTTCATACATGTTTGCATAAAGTGAAGTAAACAAAGAGGGAATTGCATCGAATCCTTTTTTAATTTCGGGATTGTTTGTTACATAAATATCGTCGAAAGAATAGCTATTTGGGATAGTATTTCCGTAAAGGATAAATGCAAAAACCACGAAAAAAGCAAGTATATAATTGTTCCTTGTTTTTGTATCTTTTTCTAAAAATGAAAGAGATTTTTGTTTTGATTGTTTTGCTGGTTTTGAAACATTTTGATTAGCCTTTTTGGTTTTATTTTGTTTCTGAATTTTCTTTTTTCCCATATTATAATATGCTGAGTTGTAATAATTTAATAGTTGAGTTTTTATAAAAAATGCAAAACCTTAAATCAGTAGAATCAAAGATTCACAAAAATAATACACATGATGAGAGTTATAATTTCATGATTATTAATAGTTTGTAACGAAAAAAATGCAAACTACAATTCCTCCAAAAGCTCATCAGTAATTTCGAGATTATGAAAAACATTCTGAACATCATCATCTTCTTCAAAAGTCTCGACCATAGCCAGTATTTTTTTTGCATCTTGAATATCTAAAGATTTTGCATCGTTAGGGATTCTTTGAAGTTCGGCATTTTCGGGAACTATCTTCATTTCGTCAAGTTTTTTTTGTACGTTTCCGAAATCTTCGAGGGCAGTGGTAATAATAAAATTATCGCCATCAAACTCAAAATCTTCAACTCCGGCATCAATAATTTCCAACTCAAATTCGTCTGGGTCCAATTCTCCTTTAGGAATATTAAAAACTCCTTTTCTATCGAACAAAAAACTTAAAGAACCATTTGTGCCAAGGCTACCACCCTTTTTGGTAAAAATTGCCCGAATATTGCTTATCGTTCTATTATTGTTGTCTGTCAAACATTCAACATAAATTGCAATTCCGTGCGGTGCATAACCTTCAAAAGTAATTTCCTGAAAATTTGATTCATCTTTATTTGCTTTCGATATTGCCCTGCTGATATTATCTTTTGGCATATTTACACCTTTGGCGTTTTGAATAGCCATTCGTAAGCGTGGATTTGAATCTTCATCCGAACCTCCACCTTCTTTCACTGCTATAGTAATTTCTTTAACTATTCTCGAAAACATTTTCGAACGTTTTGCATCGGCAGCTCCCTTTTTTCTCTTAATGGTTGACCATTTACTATGTCCTGACATATTACTTTATTTTTATTAATAAACTCCTCAAAAACTAAAATACAAAAGCCCAAAAATAGAGATTTGAATTTTTATAATGAAATTTTTATGAATGAAAAAATGAAAGGTAGGTTCAACTCATTGATGCTACTTTTCAGTTTTTAAAAAATTGCAATAATTTCAAACTTGTGGTTGGTGGCATCTTGTTATTTGGATGACCCGGCGGGTTTTTAAAACCCACTGGGTCTATAAAGATTTTCTTAGAGTATCAAAAAATAAAACAATGGTAAAATAAAAATGGAGTAGATTTTTATTGGGGTGGTGTATAAGTAAAATTCATAGCATTTGCAAGTTTCATCTGATAGCCTTTTCCGGGTGTCATATTTCCAATATTATTGATATTATAAAGCGGCCAAAAAACATTTCCCAAATCGTCTTTTACAAGAGAAATTTCTGAGACAATTGGGCTTAGATATGTTTCTAATGGAGCTATACTATCCAACAAAAATCCAATTAAACTCCAGCCGGCAGGGTATGGAATTATCACATTTTCAGGAATAATTTGCTCACCAGAAACTTGCAAAGTATTTTGAGCATTCATTTTTATCTGATAGCCCATACCAACCGAAAAGCTATCGAGATTATCGAGATTATACTGAGGCCAATAAACCATCCCTACTCCATCTTTTACAATTATTACATTCTGAACAATAGGTGAAAATATATTTTCTATATCATTATTTGCAGGTTCAATATAAGTAGAAAACATACTCCAGCTTGAATCTAAAGTAATATTTTGGCTTTGCATTTGGGCTGAGGAGAGGTTTGCTTTGGCGAAGATGAATTGATTTTGAGTTATGTTAAGGGTATCTTCACCGAAAAAATAATTCCCTAGATCCCATATTTCCCCAAGCAAAAGTAAATCATCATCTTGATTAAACTGGAAATCCCAAATATAAAATTCCTTATCAGGTAACACTTCTTCAACCCATTGACATATTCCATTAGAATTACACATTAAAATATCTTTTCTTACATAATTGGTTGGTTGTAAATAAATAGAATCGAGGTAAATATTACCACCTGACCTTGTTGTAAAATATATATTATCATATTGGTCTATAGAAAATAAGTAAAACGGAACATTCCCTGAGATATTAATGCCACTTTTCGCCCAGATAACATTTGCGTTTACAGATACTATTCTTGCCATGAGAAAATCTAATGAAGGTTGATACGAATCGTTTATTATTTGAAAATTGCCAATATTTATGGTGTCACAATAAAAAGAACCAATACAAAACAAGTCGTCATTGTTAAAAGCTTCAATCTCAAATATAATAAAATCAGGAAAATGTTGCTGCCACACAATATTTCCTTGATTAATTTTATATATTGCATAATCCCAGTAAACATATGCATTTTCGTTCGAATCTAATGCTGATGCCATTCTATACTCATTATTGCTAAAAACATTATCCAAGCTTGGAAATGCACCAATCCATTCAATATTGCCTGTAAAATCCATCAATGCTGCAAAAGCTTGAATTGTATCCTGCATAGCTAAAGTATCATACCCAGCAATAAGTGCTGTACCTCCAAAAAATACACCTGCAACACAAACAGAATTATTATCAGAAATTGAGATTGTGTTTATGTAAACATTTGATGAAGCAGAATTACTTGAGAATTGCTTCGACCATAAATGATTGCCATTGCTATCTTTTTTAAATAAATTGCCTGAACCGAAGTACCCGTCTGTACAATAGAAGTTATTTTGTTGGTCAACAACCATATCTCGTGATAATGGTAAATTCTGGATTAATAAATTACCGTCTAAATCAGTTTTAGATGTTAGATCAACATGAATAGTTCCATTATAACATTGAGGACATGGAACTATTGTATCATTAAATACAATAGGTACCCAGTACTCAGCTTGAACTATTACATTGTCATCATAATCAAAAGTACTTCCATAGAAATAATTTGAACCACCAAAACTACAAGCCTCTTGCCACTGAATATTTTGCGAATAAATCGTTAAGCTGATTAAGCATAGAAAAACTATAGTAAAAAAGTTTTTGCATTTCATAATTTCTAAATTTTTTTTTGAGAAAAGATAAAAATTTTGTTTTCGCTATTGACTTTAGAAAATATTCTTAAAAGCATTAAATAACAAAAATCAATGTAAATATAAACATATTTTTTGAAAAATAAATTTCTTTCGAAGAAAAAATCTTAGTTAAATTTTCCAATAAAAAATTAGTAAAGTTTGTATATACTTTCAATTCCCAATTTCTAATTTCCAATTTTCTATATTTGCCAAAATTTGAATTTAACGAAATATGCAAAGAGAAAGAAAGGAAAAATTGGCGACACAATCTCAAAACCAAGCGATTGACTATGAAGACAGTGATGCCGCCGAAAAACGAAATTTATATATAGAAACCTATGGCTGCCAAATGAATGTTGCCGATAGCGAAATTGTAGTATCTGTTTTGCAAAAAGAAAACTTTGAAGTTACAAAAGAAATTTCAAATGCAGATTTGATTCTTGTAAACACATGCTCTATTCGCGAAAATGCAGAACAAAGAGTACGAGGGCGATTGGATGTTTTCAGGCAACAAAAAAAGAAAAATCCCGGGCTGATAGTTGGCGTAATTGGCTGCATGGCTGAGCGTTTGAAAAAGAAATTGTTAGAAGATGAAAAACTTATCGACATAGTTGTAGGTCCAGATGCCTACAGAGATTTACCAAACTTGATAAAACAAACCGAAGGCGGACAGCAGGCAATAAATGTGCTATTGTCACGCGAAGAAACTTATGCGGATATTAGTCCTGTCAGATATAGTACGAATGGGGTTTCAGCTTTTGTTTCAATAATGAGA
Above is a genomic segment from Bacteroidota bacterium containing:
- a CDS encoding tetratricopeptide repeat protein; the encoded protein is MTRHNNNPNQNKKHKKPAKVDLEKTQKNRSFLEKFFGSTLAISIFFVIVSLILYGNTIPHGYTVDDNYVTGANPTVQKGFEGIGEIFVTPYYDKGKKNSFEYRPIVKASYAIEYGFFGRNPNAAHFFNLIFYAFTLILIFFFLKRIMRDYNIIFPFLVTLLFAAHPIHTEVVNSLKNRDETLCFIGVLLATIFMIRYFDTNKIYNLFVGIFFFFFAFLSKAGALAFIALIPLTLYFFTKISPWKIVMIFFILFMVLFLIKYVPRFFLPPPFRDKEYYENPLMFIDNIWIHFGTGAWILLFYIKMLILPHPMCYYYGFDTVPITNFANFWSFLSVAIHLVLFIYALKKLKEKHIVSYGILFYLMTIAMYSNVIKKAMGIVADRFMYVPSLGFAIIIIFLLFTVFKIDFKGKKIPKFPIGLKIVLLAILIPYTLKTIARNNDWKDNLTLYERDSNANPKSFIATKGYANEIIRSLKRDDKIKDKEKLRDIAITYYNRSIDIYPDHPDPWRNLGKIYLQRKEYEKCIYHFKKAIEITPDKFSYNYYNVGLAFTKLNRNLEAIPYFEKALEIYPEDRGYISMANSQINLGNFEVAAQYADKALELNSLYSPAFFVKAFCAQQLGDLNSAISFYEKTLEINPSDRSALMYLSNIYLSLDDEEKFNHYKQLLQKEKSRN
- a CDS encoding DUF1736 domain-containing protein, whose protein sequence is MGKKKIQKQNKTKKANQNVSKPAKQSKQKSLSFLEKDTKTRNNYILAFFVVFAFILYGNTIPNSYSFDDIYVTNNPEIKKGFDAIPSLFTSLYANMYEDGKPLKFGYRPIVKATFAFEYGLFGEAPGMSHLINILLYALTGIILFLLLKKILHNYHIFFSIATTMIFMAHPTHTEVVASLKNRDEILAFLGVISTLFIFVKYIETKKFYYIIFGLLVYSIAYLSKPTVLVFVFVYPLVLYFFTKAKTRQIVLLTLSVLVVAWLTKTIPRFYLESAQRPVLYIENPLLYDGTFMTKITTGLYILMFYVKQMIFPISLKFYYGFNTIPIVSWSNFWVLFSVVFHSALFVVAILKIRKKHILSFGILYYLMTIFIFSNLLKPAMGIVADRFTYYPSLGFAILITFLFFKIVKANPNKLSLSSKKRSGIMAIVVLLMIAYTIKTIDRNKDWDTQMTLMEADIDDLENSAKANFIYAGSLKSQVFASFKRGAPYEKNKRNIDLAFKHLDIATKVYPNYYQAWNMKGQMYMFLFKEYKRAMTNFEKAKSIENDYAPAYFNIAFCHHQTKKLDLAIEFYNKTIDLNPENFQAYKNLADIYKEKDDVRKSNFYMEKANEIKEMLKARDS
- a CDS encoding YebC/PmpR family DNA-binding transcriptional regulator; the protein is MSGHSKWSTIKRKKGAADAKRSKMFSRIVKEITIAVKEGGGSDEDSNPRLRMAIQNAKGVNMPKDNISRAISKANKDESNFQEITFEGYAPHGIAIYVECLTDNNNRTISNIRAIFTKKGGSLGTNGSLSFLFDRKGVFNIPKGELDPDEFELEIIDAGVEDFEFDGDNFIITTALEDFGNVQKKLDEMKIVPENAELQRIPNDAKSLDIQDAKKILAMVETFEEDDDVQNVFHNLEITDELLEEL